From Ignavibacteriales bacterium, a single genomic window includes:
- a CDS encoding carbohydrate kinase family protein, with product MAKDLKVTVIGHLARDFFHVSDSVGSEQVIEAYGGIFYSIAALSASLSPDDKIIPAFGIHEAEYDAIVERCARLGNVDTRGIFKTKEQVNEVHFFGNASSGRVECSKHIASPIPFQRIKSLLDVDGVLVNMASGFDIVLETLDAIRMDVRDDGIPLHFDFHSLTLGVDEDFKRFRRPLSDWRRWCFMLHSIQVSEEEAAGLTAERYDETTLINQLMPLMVNGLVITRAEHGATLIQQEHKKLFRHEIPGIAMPAVVDTVGCGDVFGAAFFAEYLKSKDLVKAAGAGNRAASFKSTFRGPDGLEALRQQSPTPSSP from the coding sequence GTGGCGAAAGATTTGAAAGTAACGGTCATCGGCCACCTTGCCCGTGACTTTTTTCATGTGAGCGACTCTGTCGGCAGCGAACAGGTTATCGAAGCCTACGGCGGCATTTTCTATTCGATCGCCGCCCTTTCGGCATCGCTTTCGCCGGATGACAAAATCATTCCGGCGTTCGGAATTCACGAAGCCGAGTACGACGCGATCGTGGAACGGTGTGCGAGGTTGGGGAACGTCGATACGCGGGGAATCTTCAAGACGAAGGAACAAGTGAACGAGGTTCACTTCTTCGGCAATGCATCCTCCGGAAGAGTCGAATGCTCAAAGCACATTGCCTCGCCGATCCCCTTCCAGCGCATCAAGTCATTGCTGGATGTTGATGGCGTTCTCGTCAATATGGCCTCAGGATTCGATATCGTGCTGGAGACACTCGATGCCATCCGCATGGATGTGCGCGACGATGGTATCCCGCTCCATTTTGACTTCCATTCGCTCACCCTGGGGGTCGACGAAGACTTCAAGCGATTCCGGCGCCCGTTGAGCGATTGGCGGCGATGGTGCTTCATGCTTCACTCCATTCAGGTCAGCGAAGAAGAGGCGGCAGGACTCACGGCGGAACGATACGATGAAACCACGCTCATCAATCAACTGATGCCGCTGATGGTGAACGGGCTCGTGATTACGCGTGCCGAACACGGGGCAACACTTATCCAGCAGGAGCACAAGAAGCTGTTCCGCCACGAAATCCCTGGTATCGCAATGCCAGCCGTTGTCGATACCGTTGGCTGCGGAGATGTTTTTGGCGCCGCCTTCTTTGCCGAGTACCTGAAGTCGAAGGATCTCGTGAAGGCCGCCGGGGCCGGCAACAGAGCCGCCTCCTTCAAATCAACATTCCGGGGGCCCGACGGCCTCGAAGCGCTGAGACAGCAATCACCGACCCCCTCGTCTCCGTAG
- a CDS encoding VWA domain-containing protein: MVFRYSKWTPGSLTDEQRLQSLTSIFSYLLIQTSGDVDEALSWLQQLAEQYGLFDKSLSLDDLVNKLKEQGLIEDAKDAHILTNKGVQRIRQDALRHVFSSLKKAPEGSHDTPYTGKGIDRLSETKKWSFGDQPTNIDLSSTVTNAMKRDGIDDFTLKEEDLEVYETEHTTSCATVMMLDISHSMILYGEDRITPAKEVALALSELIRSRFPKDYLSLVVFGDEAKTVSLNELPFLNVGPYHTNTRAGLQLARSLLRRCGNVNKQIFMITDGKPSAIFDDAGRLYKNSFGLDPRIVNKTLDEAVQCRREKIVVSTFMVARDPYLINFVDEFTRNNQGRAYYSDLNKLGEFIFVDYLRNRRKRFASQR, encoded by the coding sequence ATGGTATTTCGCTACAGCAAATGGACCCCGGGATCGTTGACGGACGAGCAGCGGCTCCAGTCGCTCACGTCCATCTTCAGCTACCTCCTGATTCAAACCAGCGGGGATGTAGACGAGGCCCTGAGCTGGCTGCAGCAGCTCGCAGAGCAATACGGGCTCTTTGACAAGTCGCTGTCGCTCGATGACCTTGTCAACAAGCTGAAAGAACAGGGGCTCATCGAAGACGCCAAGGACGCGCACATCCTCACGAACAAGGGGGTTCAGCGGATACGGCAGGATGCACTCCGTCACGTGTTCAGCTCCCTGAAGAAAGCCCCTGAGGGGTCGCATGATACACCGTACACCGGGAAAGGCATCGACCGGCTGAGTGAAACGAAGAAATGGTCGTTCGGCGATCAGCCGACCAATATCGACTTGAGCTCAACGGTGACCAACGCGATGAAGAGGGACGGCATCGATGACTTCACATTGAAGGAAGAGGACCTCGAAGTATACGAAACGGAGCACACGACCAGCTGCGCGACCGTGATGATGCTCGATATCAGCCACAGCATGATACTCTACGGCGAGGACCGCATCACGCCGGCGAAGGAAGTGGCGCTGGCGCTTTCCGAGCTCATTCGCAGCAGGTTCCCGAAGGATTATCTCTCGCTTGTGGTTTTTGGAGACGAGGCAAAAACCGTCAGTCTCAACGAGCTCCCGTTCCTCAATGTCGGCCCGTACCACACGAACACGCGTGCCGGGTTACAGCTTGCCCGGAGCCTCCTGCGGCGATGCGGCAATGTCAACAAGCAGATCTTCATGATCACCGATGGAAAACCGTCGGCGATTTTTGACGATGCCGGCAGGCTGTACAAGAATTCGTTCGGCCTCGACCCGCGGATCGTCAACAAGACCCTCGATGAGGCGGTTCAGTGCCGCAGGGAAAAAATCGTCGTGAGCACGTTCATGGTCGCACGCGATCCCTACCTGATCAACTTCGTGGACGAGTTTACCAGGAACAATCAGGGCCGCGCCTACTACTCCGACTTGAACAAACTTGGTGAGTTCATCTTCGTCGATTACCTTCGAAACCGCCGCAAGCGCTTCGCTTCCCAGCGTTAA
- a CDS encoding magnesium chelatase: MRFPGTIGDLRRSGYTVQPVKDEIRNNLIRKLENHEPLFPGIIGYDQTVIPSLVNSILARHDILLLGLRGQAKSRIVRQLPSLLDEYIPFIKGCEINDNPYKPVCKRCSELVKERGEEVEIDWLHREQRFGEKLATPDVTIADLIGDIDPIKAAAQRLHYSHEGAIHWGIIPRTNRGIFAINELPDLQPRIQVGLFNIMEEKDIQIRGFNVRIPLDLMIVFTANPEDYTNRGNLITPLKDRIDSQILTHYPHSIEDAIRITEQEAWIHRDGRDVKIPHYFKEIIEQAAFEARKSEFVDQKSGISARFTISAMENLISNAERRAILVGDRCIVPRICDLAHALPGMTGKVELVFEGEQEGPVKVSRALIGKAVREVFKQYFPDPLQKRVKHQGESRQHEDSEYAKIISWFESGNKIEIADEMPLDRYYDELDKVKGLRDLTKKHMKLSESDKYELSSAMEFVLDGLHQSSRIAKEEVDRLTAYKDLLGSIFAGKGKNIEEEF; this comes from the coding sequence ATGAGATTTCCTGGAACCATCGGCGACTTGCGCCGCAGCGGCTATACCGTGCAACCGGTCAAGGATGAAATCCGTAACAACCTTATTCGAAAACTCGAGAACCACGAACCTCTTTTCCCCGGCATCATCGGCTACGATCAGACGGTCATACCTTCGCTCGTGAATTCCATCCTCGCGAGGCACGATATTCTCCTTCTCGGATTGCGGGGCCAGGCGAAGTCCCGCATTGTCCGCCAGCTTCCCTCCCTTCTCGATGAATACATACCGTTCATCAAAGGGTGCGAGATCAACGACAATCCGTACAAGCCTGTGTGCAAACGCTGCTCTGAGCTTGTGAAAGAGCGGGGCGAAGAAGTCGAGATCGACTGGCTTCACCGGGAGCAGCGCTTCGGTGAGAAGCTGGCAACGCCCGATGTCACCATCGCGGATCTGATCGGCGATATCGACCCGATCAAGGCCGCGGCACAACGTCTCCACTACTCCCACGAAGGTGCGATCCACTGGGGCATTATTCCGCGAACGAACCGGGGGATTTTCGCCATCAACGAGCTGCCCGACCTGCAGCCCCGCATTCAGGTGGGCCTCTTCAATATCATGGAAGAGAAGGACATCCAGATACGCGGCTTCAACGTCCGCATACCGCTTGATTTGATGATCGTGTTCACCGCGAACCCCGAGGATTATACGAATCGCGGAAATCTTATCACGCCATTGAAAGACCGGATCGATTCCCAGATTCTCACGCACTATCCGCACTCGATCGAGGACGCGATCAGGATCACCGAGCAGGAAGCCTGGATTCATCGCGACGGACGGGACGTGAAGATCCCCCACTACTTCAAGGAAATCATCGAACAAGCAGCATTCGAAGCCAGGAAGAGTGAATTTGTCGATCAGAAATCCGGCATCAGCGCCCGTTTCACCATCTCTGCGATGGAAAACCTCATCAGCAACGCCGAACGGCGGGCTATCCTCGTCGGGGATCGATGCATTGTGCCGCGTATCTGCGACCTCGCGCATGCGCTGCCGGGAATGACGGGCAAAGTGGAGCTCGTATTCGAAGGCGAACAGGAAGGACCTGTCAAAGTGAGCCGGGCCCTCATCGGAAAAGCGGTGCGCGAAGTCTTCAAACAGTACTTCCCCGACCCCCTGCAGAAACGTGTAAAGCATCAGGGGGAATCCCGCCAGCACGAGGACTCGGAGTATGCGAAGATCATCAGCTGGTTCGAGTCCGGGAACAAGATCGAAATCGCCGATGAGATGCCGCTGGATCGGTACTATGACGAGCTGGACAAAGTGAAAGGCCTGCGCGATCTTACAAAAAAGCACATGAAGCTTTCCGAATCTGACAAATATGAACTTTCATCGGCCATGGAGTTTGTGCTCGACGGCTTGCACCAATCGTCCCGCATTGCCAAGGAAGAGGTCGACCGGCTGACGGCCTACAAAGATCTCCTCGGAAGCATCTTTGCCGGCAAGGGCAAGAATATTGAGGAAGAGTTTTGA
- a CDS encoding DUF4180 domain-containing protein — MKSFDVQLIEKQNHRFVEAVGDTNLLECEKDVVTLIGFCTEFHADRMMLHGSVLSKNFFDLKSGQAGMILQKLVNYQIKTAAVLARDQIRGKFGEFVVETNRGHHFRVFFSRQDAEAWLLTD, encoded by the coding sequence GTGAAATCATTCGATGTACAGCTGATAGAAAAACAAAACCACAGATTTGTCGAAGCTGTTGGTGATACAAATCTGCTCGAATGTGAGAAAGATGTTGTCACGCTCATCGGTTTCTGCACGGAGTTTCATGCCGACCGGATGATGCTGCACGGCAGCGTACTCTCAAAGAATTTCTTCGATCTGAAATCAGGGCAGGCAGGCATGATCCTCCAGAAACTTGTCAACTACCAGATCAAGACTGCGGCCGTTCTCGCGCGCGATCAGATACGGGGCAAGTTCGGGGAGTTTGTCGTCGAAACGAATCGAGGTCACCATTTCCGCGTGTTTTTCAGCCGGCAAGACGCCGAAGCCTGGCTTCTGACCGACTGA
- a CDS encoding 1-(5-phosphoribosyl)-5-[(5-phosphoribosylamino)methylideneamino] imidazole-4-carboxamide isomerase has protein sequence MLLIFPSIEIRSGECVQLVHGEPGSENLYSIDPVKMAVLWRGENAKTLHISDVDGVKTGRVHNWDIIERIVKAVDIPVQVGGGLRSYDDIKSLLEKGIYRIVIGTIAVHDQGLVEKLIQDFGARKIAISVEAFEGKIRTDGGATVHNVTPLSFILQMKKLGVSRIVYSEMSADGVTKVSNPASMKELAQRSGLRITAQGGINGYQELIRLQELEKFGVDSVIVGRALYENSFPCQRLWRLNEKELTDLGPTRRM, from the coding sequence ATGCTTCTGATATTCCCCTCCATTGAAATCCGAAGTGGAGAATGTGTCCAGCTCGTCCACGGTGAACCGGGATCGGAGAATCTGTATTCGATCGACCCGGTGAAGATGGCGGTACTCTGGCGAGGGGAAAACGCAAAGACGCTGCATATCTCAGATGTCGATGGCGTCAAAACGGGAAGAGTTCACAACTGGGATATCATTGAAAGAATCGTCAAGGCAGTCGATATCCCTGTTCAGGTCGGAGGCGGCCTCCGCAGCTACGACGATATCAAATCGTTGCTGGAGAAAGGCATCTATAGAATAGTCATCGGGACGATCGCTGTCCACGATCAGGGGTTGGTGGAGAAACTGATTCAGGATTTCGGGGCACGCAAAATAGCAATATCCGTCGAGGCTTTCGAAGGAAAGATCAGGACCGATGGCGGCGCCACCGTGCACAACGTCACTCCCCTCTCGTTCATACTGCAGATGAAGAAGCTGGGAGTGTCCCGCATTGTCTACTCTGAGATGAGCGCAGATGGGGTAACGAAAGTCAGCAACCCCGCCTCGATGAAAGAACTCGCGCAAAGATCCGGCCTTCGCATTACCGCCCAGGGGGGTATCAACGGGTATCAGGAACTGATTCGACTGCAGGAACTTGAGAAATTCGGTGTCGACTCGGTGATTGTCGGCAGAGCGCTCTATGAAAACAGCTTCCCGTGCCAGCGGCTCTGGCGATTGAACGAAAAAGAACTGACGGACCTCGGACCAACAAGACGTATGTGA
- a CDS encoding histidine kinase, with translation MRSSRPPASIWILLTIVCVPLALAPEFATAQTLPFQDSWRWAHFTTESGLPSNQVFCITETPGGTIWAGTENGVAWFDGYVWNSLDNSYGIPADLVSVIEPYGNDSVFCIVKGSLYLGSKKGFKHLVPNNSTPNSFQSIVLTKQNQILILGGDSLFVLNPGSVRPVPIPARPISTGTRNLWRTRSGSLWVNTVRGLYKSAGDAWTLVMPVHGYPSIIQAVVEDQKGNGIAAVVEPREFHGIREWKQGGLARLSATERSGGQLAVDVSPSGDVLVCYATGEIRQRHKGEWSSVEPRPKEFTSTHALKFGKSGDLWVGTEQGLYHFQAASDRWTYWRHPFGDQRNGVHEITRTADGSIWLGTFNGLEIHRPDGRVQYIESILGTTLGTITCITEDRDHNVWVGSGANFAGAFRWNGRMWKHFGYADGLNTARVHKIRKDRRGDLWFLGLAAAYEDPKNQPGAFQYKGGKFIRWSEKDSVHEGLISGRVYGFAEGFDGSFWFATLRGLSRWKNNAWKHWTKENGLINKWERIFALAVDSSGSVWFANEKDGLGTVSNDGSVRYLTTSDGLINDQIRDLRVDEKGVLWISTARGLSCYNKGVWSSFTVRNGLSTPVLWDIFAFKNRVYVGSPGGGVNILNRPDDSRPPKIVLMPPSFQGSTAILRLKAFPYFGDVDPDDVEIRYRIDNEGWSGWSTQREIERRDLASGDHSIEVQAKGLFGDFAPTGQTLTFPVEPGLLSRPPAVIALVLLVGSFSILGGAYLRRKRIHQKALRKSDERFHLVATTTADVIYDWNLKNGELWVNDSKRSWIPGPLAELGKALETWLEHVHPEDRARLEKAMSDAVSSLSSSWQAEYRFLKPTGGYGHMLHRGHFEFDESDKPVRALGSIMDISERKQAEDLSRSISKRIIEAQEGERRRVSRELHDSVNQILASVKFRIESVEEHLTGRNKLVRLEVRKTKLLLNKVMTEIRRISRNLRPAELDDLGLASAVRSLADEFSERTNIATRVKQKWPAIPLSPEVKLTLYRIIQESLMNVEKHARAKRVRISCTQNNNEITCVIEDNGLGIRTDEQTKARARGDGLGLLDMQERLSFIGGRLEISSVPRQGTVVTIHVPLKPSQVSDKTNA, from the coding sequence ATGCGCTCGTCTCGTCCTCCAGCCAGCATTTGGATTCTTCTGACCATTGTGTGCGTACCACTCGCACTTGCTCCGGAATTTGCGACCGCGCAGACTCTTCCATTTCAGGATTCTTGGCGGTGGGCGCATTTCACGACTGAGAGCGGCCTCCCTTCCAACCAGGTCTTCTGCATCACAGAAACACCTGGTGGTACAATCTGGGCGGGTACTGAAAATGGCGTCGCATGGTTCGATGGCTATGTCTGGAATTCACTGGACAACAGCTACGGGATCCCCGCGGATCTCGTTTCCGTCATCGAGCCATATGGGAATGATTCTGTGTTCTGCATAGTCAAGGGATCTCTCTACCTCGGCAGCAAAAAAGGCTTCAAGCATCTGGTTCCAAACAACTCGACACCGAATTCATTTCAGTCGATCGTGCTCACGAAACAGAATCAAATTCTGATCCTCGGTGGTGACAGCCTCTTTGTTCTGAATCCGGGCAGCGTGAGGCCCGTTCCAATTCCAGCCCGCCCAATCTCGACTGGCACCAGAAATCTCTGGCGAACTCGTTCTGGCAGCCTTTGGGTCAACACTGTCCGCGGCCTTTACAAATCGGCCGGCGATGCATGGACACTCGTGATGCCAGTACACGGCTATCCATCAATTATCCAGGCCGTGGTCGAAGACCAGAAGGGAAATGGAATTGCTGCCGTTGTAGAGCCCCGGGAATTCCATGGTATTCGCGAATGGAAACAAGGTGGCCTGGCCCGCCTGAGTGCGACTGAACGCTCGGGGGGACAACTCGCAGTTGACGTTTCTCCGTCGGGAGATGTCCTGGTTTGTTATGCGACCGGGGAAATCCGGCAGAGGCACAAGGGGGAGTGGTCTTCGGTTGAGCCTCGGCCCAAAGAATTCACATCAACGCATGCTCTGAAATTCGGGAAGAGCGGCGACCTCTGGGTCGGGACCGAGCAGGGCCTCTATCATTTTCAGGCTGCTTCGGATCGTTGGACATACTGGAGACACCCTTTCGGTGACCAGCGGAACGGCGTGCACGAAATTACGCGCACAGCCGACGGCTCCATTTGGCTCGGGACATTTAATGGACTCGAGATTCACCGGCCTGATGGTCGCGTGCAGTATATCGAGAGCATTCTCGGCACCACGCTTGGGACAATCACCTGCATAACGGAAGATCGCGATCATAACGTGTGGGTCGGCAGCGGCGCAAATTTTGCCGGAGCATTTCGCTGGAATGGAAGAATGTGGAAACATTTCGGTTACGCAGATGGACTGAACACAGCCCGTGTCCACAAAATCCGGAAGGACCGCCGCGGCGACTTGTGGTTCCTGGGTCTCGCCGCAGCATACGAAGACCCCAAGAACCAACCGGGCGCGTTTCAATACAAGGGCGGAAAGTTCATACGCTGGAGCGAGAAAGACAGCGTGCACGAGGGGCTCATCAGCGGCCGTGTCTATGGGTTCGCTGAAGGGTTCGATGGCAGCTTCTGGTTTGCAACGCTGAGGGGGCTCAGCCGATGGAAAAACAACGCGTGGAAGCATTGGACGAAAGAAAACGGTTTAATCAACAAGTGGGAGCGAATTTTCGCTTTGGCTGTCGATTCTTCGGGAAGCGTGTGGTTTGCAAATGAAAAAGACGGTCTTGGGACAGTCTCGAATGACGGTAGTGTTCGCTACCTCACGACTTCCGATGGCCTGATCAATGACCAGATCCGGGATTTAAGGGTCGACGAAAAGGGCGTGCTATGGATTTCAACAGCGCGAGGGCTCTCGTGCTACAACAAGGGAGTGTGGTCAAGTTTTACTGTCCGAAACGGCCTCAGCACGCCGGTCCTCTGGGATATTTTTGCATTCAAGAACCGGGTGTATGTCGGCAGTCCCGGAGGTGGTGTAAACATCCTGAATCGGCCGGATGATTCGCGCCCCCCAAAGATAGTTCTGATGCCTCCCTCATTCCAAGGCTCGACTGCAATTCTGCGACTGAAGGCTTTTCCCTATTTTGGCGATGTTGATCCCGATGACGTCGAGATTCGATACCGAATCGACAATGAAGGATGGTCCGGTTGGTCCACTCAACGTGAAATCGAACGCAGAGACCTCGCCAGCGGGGATCACAGTATCGAAGTTCAAGCGAAAGGGCTTTTTGGAGACTTCGCCCCAACGGGGCAAACGCTTACCTTCCCTGTGGAACCGGGTTTGTTAAGCCGTCCGCCAGCCGTGATCGCATTGGTTCTTCTTGTTGGTTCCTTTTCCATTCTCGGCGGCGCCTATCTTCGGCGGAAACGGATACATCAAAAGGCTTTGCGGAAAAGTGATGAGCGTTTCCACCTCGTCGCCACAACCACTGCTGATGTCATCTACGACTGGAACCTCAAGAATGGAGAACTCTGGGTCAATGACTCCAAGCGATCATGGATCCCTGGTCCGCTGGCTGAGCTCGGGAAGGCCCTGGAAACCTGGTTAGAGCATGTGCACCCGGAAGACAGGGCGCGCCTCGAAAAAGCAATGAGCGACGCGGTGTCGAGCCTCTCGTCTTCATGGCAGGCGGAATACAGGTTCCTCAAGCCCACAGGCGGCTACGGGCATATGCTTCATAGGGGCCATTTCGAATTTGACGAGTCGGACAAGCCGGTACGTGCTCTCGGGTCGATCATGGATATCAGCGAACGGAAGCAGGCAGAAGACCTCTCGCGCAGCATCTCGAAGCGAATCATAGAAGCGCAGGAAGGAGAACGCCGTCGTGTGTCGCGTGAACTCCACGATAGCGTCAATCAGATTCTCGCTTCGGTCAAGTTTCGGATTGAGTCGGTCGAGGAGCACTTGACCGGCAGAAACAAGCTTGTGCGGCTGGAAGTCCGCAAGACCAAGCTGCTGTTGAACAAGGTCATGACCGAAATCCGCCGCATATCCCGCAATCTTCGCCCGGCCGAACTTGACGACCTGGGGCTCGCATCGGCTGTGCGAAGCCTCGCGGATGAATTCAGCGAACGGACGAACATCGCGACGCGTGTGAAACAGAAGTGGCCGGCGATACCGCTTTCCCCGGAGGTCAAATTGACGCTCTATCGCATTATTCAGGAATCCCTGATGAATGTCGAAAAACACGCGAGAGCCAAGCGCGTGCGCATCAGCTGCACACAGAACAACAATGAAATCACCTGTGTCATTGAAGACAACGGTCTTGGAATACGGACGGATGAACAAACGAAAGCCAGGGCCAGGGGAGACGGATTAGGACTGCTCGACATGCAGGAGCGTCTCTCGTTCATTGGGGGAAGACTTGAAATTTCGTCCGTACCGCGGCAGGGCACTGTCGTGACAATCCATGTCCCTCTGAAACCATCACAAGTATCGGACAAAACCAACGCATGA
- the waaF gene encoding lipopolysaccharide heptosyltransferase II translates to MDTSSKTLVIRFSSIGDIVLSTPLLRVLRARFPQGQIDYVTRTEYAELVRSNQNLNHTYEFDARERFDGLRALKKKIRDEQYDLIVDIHDSLRSKYLRSLRGPRRLVVNKRVFERSMLVNLKKNLYKEIVSVVDRYIEPLNDLGVTNDGKGLELHIPDEILFGVSGKIATLKLNRFEKVVGLCPGARHFTKRWPADRFARVGAACAQKLDAKILLFGGAADTAVCNQIVWDINNQAGAERATSLCGQLGLLETAAAMEFCDVIVTNDTGLMHIAAAMHKKIVAVFGSTVKEFGFFPSDPRAVVLDTSGLACRPCSHIGRSECPEKHFRCMTEIDPDNVYARARDLLSQ, encoded by the coding sequence ATGGATACATCTAGTAAAACACTGGTCATCCGATTTAGTTCCATCGGAGACATCGTCCTTTCGACACCCCTCCTGAGGGTTTTACGCGCACGGTTTCCGCAGGGGCAGATCGACTACGTGACCCGGACGGAGTATGCGGAGCTCGTGAGATCGAATCAGAACCTGAATCATACGTATGAATTTGACGCCCGTGAGCGATTCGATGGACTGCGGGCGCTCAAGAAGAAAATCAGGGATGAACAATACGACCTCATCGTCGATATCCACGACAGCCTCCGCAGCAAGTACCTCAGAAGTCTGCGGGGTCCGCGGCGCCTGGTGGTCAACAAAAGGGTATTCGAGCGCTCGATGCTTGTGAACCTGAAGAAGAACCTGTATAAGGAAATCGTCTCCGTTGTCGATCGCTACATCGAGCCATTGAACGATCTGGGTGTGACGAATGACGGCAAGGGGCTGGAACTGCATATCCCCGACGAGATTCTTTTCGGCGTTTCGGGGAAGATAGCGACGTTGAAGCTCAACCGATTCGAAAAAGTCGTCGGACTTTGTCCTGGTGCGCGCCACTTCACGAAACGCTGGCCCGCTGATCGATTCGCACGCGTCGGAGCGGCGTGTGCCCAGAAACTGGACGCGAAAATACTCCTTTTTGGCGGAGCTGCCGACACGGCCGTGTGCAATCAGATAGTCTGGGATATCAATAATCAGGCGGGGGCGGAGCGGGCGACAAGCCTCTGCGGTCAGCTGGGGCTGCTTGAAACAGCGGCCGCGATGGAATTCTGCGACGTCATAGTCACGAATGACACCGGGTTGATGCACATCGCTGCGGCGATGCACAAGAAAATCGTCGCGGTGTTCGGATCAACAGTCAAGGAGTTCGGGTTCTTCCCGAGTGACCCGCGCGCAGTAGTGCTCGATACATCGGGGCTTGCGTGCCGTCCCTGCTCACACATCGGGCGAAGCGAGTGTCCCGAGAAGCACTTCCGGTGTATGACAGAGATCGATCCGGATAACGTCTATGCACGTGCGCGCGACCTTCTCAGTCAATAG
- a CDS encoding response regulator transcription factor, protein MNKPEKRITVLVADFHGEIREAVCEYLNRMRGVHVIAEALNGFEAIAKVEQLKPDIVILDVGLPELNGIETARIVKRRFASTKVYLATLFDETLYEMEAHRVSADGIISKTHLKRGLTALMHVAQHQATQ, encoded by the coding sequence ATGAACAAACCTGAGAAAAGAATCACGGTGCTTGTTGCGGACTTCCACGGTGAAATCCGCGAAGCTGTCTGCGAATATCTCAACCGCATGCGTGGAGTGCACGTCATTGCAGAAGCACTCAACGGTTTCGAAGCCATTGCCAAGGTCGAACAATTGAAGCCGGATATCGTGATTCTTGATGTGGGACTTCCGGAACTCAATGGCATTGAAACGGCTCGAATTGTCAAGCGGCGGTTCGCATCAACGAAAGTATACCTCGCGACGCTGTTCGATGAAACCCTGTACGAGATGGAAGCCCATCGCGTCTCGGCCGACGGGATCATTTCCAAAACGCATTTGAAGCGCGGCCTCACGGCGCTGATGCACGTCGCTCAACATCAGGCGACGCAATGA
- a CDS encoding response regulator transcription factor has translation MKKLSPAKIRLLLVDDHPIVREGIKSALAKKSNITVVGEASSGEEAMVKAKKLVPDVILMDINLPGMSGLEASRRLRKSVPASKILALTMHENREYVLEMSQLGARGYVFKDSSPSELFRAIELVHAGEFFFSPRASQQLLKSFLKGESRQDKRTAIDLSQREKDVLQLIAEGLRTKEVAKQLGVTDRTIETYRRRLMAKLSVHSIAGLIKHAIGRGLVKIE, from the coding sequence ATGAAAAAACTCTCTCCCGCGAAAATCCGACTCCTTCTTGTCGATGATCATCCCATCGTCCGTGAAGGAATCAAGTCCGCCCTCGCAAAGAAAAGCAACATCACCGTTGTCGGCGAAGCGTCGTCGGGCGAAGAGGCGATGGTCAAAGCAAAGAAGCTCGTACCGGATGTCATTCTGATGGACATCAATTTGCCGGGGATGAGCGGTCTCGAGGCCTCACGCCGTCTGCGCAAAAGCGTTCCGGCCTCAAAGATCCTCGCGCTCACCATGCATGAAAACAGGGAGTACGTGCTCGAGATGAGCCAGCTCGGGGCACGCGGGTACGTGTTCAAGGACTCCTCTCCATCCGAACTCTTTCGGGCAATTGAACTTGTCCATGCGGGAGAGTTTTTCTTCAGCCCCAGGGCTTCACAGCAGCTCCTGAAGTCCTTTCTGAAAGGTGAATCCCGCCAGGACAAGCGTACCGCAATCGACCTCTCCCAACGCGAGAAAGATGTCCTGCAGCTGATTGCAGAAGGACTCAGAACGAAGGAAGTCGCGAAACAACTCGGCGTCACCGATCGGACCATTGAAACGTACCGTCGACGGCTTATGGCGAAACTCTCTGTCCATTCCATCGCAGGACTCATCAAACACGCCATTGGCCGGGGCCTTGTGAAAATCGAGTAG